The Streptococcus equi subsp. equi nucleotide sequence TCGGCAGAGCATCTGGGAGATGTGAGGATTTTAAATAGTATCATTGATATGGACGAATTGACTAGTCTGGTAAAGGCTATTTGCCAGGAAAAGGGGCTTGTTTAGAAGGAGGATAAGATGACATTTTTACTTGATATTGTTAGCACACCAGCTATTTTGGTTGCCTTGATTGCTATTGTTGGTCTCTTACTTCAAAAAAAGCCTGCTCCTGACATTGTTAAGGGAGGCATTAAGACCTTTGTTGGGTTTTTAGTGGTTTCAGGTGGTGCAGGTATCGTGCAAGGCTCACTCAACCCTTTTGGAACGATGTTTGAGCATGCCTTTCATCTGTCTGGTGTTGTGCCAAATAATGAGGCTATTGTTGCAGTTGCTTTGACGACCTATGGGTCAGCGACAGCTCTGATTATGTTTACAGGAATGATCTTTAATATTTTGATTGCTCGCTTTACCCGATTTAAGTATATCTTCTTGACAGGGCATCACACACTTTACATGGCCTGTATGATTGCTGTGATTATGTCTGTTGCAGGCTTGACGTCAGTGTCCTTGATTGTGTTTGGTGGGCTGGCCTTAGGGATTATCATGAGTGTTTCACCGGCTCTTGTGCAACGGTATATGATCCAGCTGACTGGTAACGATAAGGTCGCTTTGGGGCATTTTAGCTCTCTTGGTTATTGGTTAAGCGGTTTTGTAGGAGGTCTTGTTGGAGACAAAACCAAGTCAACAGAGGACATTGATTTTCCAAAGAGCCTTGCTTTTTTGCGTGATAGTACAGTAAGCATTACCTTATCAATGGCAATCATTTATTTGATTGTAGCTATTTTTGCTGGTCCTACTTGGATTAGTAAGGAATTATCCTCTGGCACACATGGCTTGGTCTTTGCCTTGCAGTTGGCAGGACAGTTTGCTGCAGGCGTCTTTGTGATTTTAGCTGGTGTTCGTTTGATTCTGGGTGAAATTGTTCCAGCCTTCAAGGGCATTTCTGAAAAATTAGTGCCACATTCTAAGCCGGCCTTGGATTGCCCGATTGCCTATCCTTATGCCCCCAATGCAGTGCTGATTGGCTTTGTTTCTAGCTTTGTTGGTGGCCTTGTGAGCATGGCTGTGATGATCGTAAGTGGAACGACAGTGATTTTACCTGGCGTTGTGCCTCATTTCTTCTGTGGTGCCACAGCTGGTGTTATTGGGAATGCTTCTGGAGGTGTGCGCGGTGCAACTGTGGGAGCCTTTTTACAGGGTGTTCTTATTAGCTATCTTCCGATTTTCTTGATGCCTGTTTTAGGCGGCTTGGGCTTTGAGGGCTCAACCTTCTCAGATGCCGATTTTGGCTTATCAGGTATTTTACTAGGAACACTTAACAGCATAGGTGGTGTGACAGCTATTGTGATTGGTATTTTTGTGATATTAGCTGGACTTGTTGGGCTTTCTGTTGTTGGAAAATCAGTAGCTAAGGAGGAATAAGCATGGTTTTGAGTGATGAGCCTCTAACAGATGTGAAGCGATTCGCAGCAGAGATTCGTCTAAATACCTTGGAGACTCTTAATCATCTTGGCTTTGGTCATTATGGCGGTAGCTTGTCTATTGTAGAATTGCTGGCTGTGCTTTATGGAGAAATCATGCCCATGACACCAGAGCTCTTTGTCCAGTCAGATAGAGATTATCTGGTGTTATCAAAGGGACATGCGGGTCCTGCCCTCTATAGCACTCTCTACTTAAAGGGGTTTTTTGATAAGGCCTTTTTACAGTCTCTTAATACCAATGGAACAAGTCTGCCCTCGCACCCAGATCGTCTGTTAACGCCTGGTATTGACATGACGACAGGCTCTCTTGGTCAGGGAATTAGCGTAGCAACGGGCATTGCCTATGCTCAAGCGCTTGAGCAGTCACCACATTATACCTATGCAATCGTTGGTGATGGGGAATTAAACGAGGGCCAATGCTGGGAGGCTATCCAGCTTGCGGCACACCAGCAGCTAAGTCATTTCATTGTCTTTGTTGATGACAATAAGAAGCAATTAGATGGAACAACCGAGGCAATCTGTCGTCCAGGTGATTTTGTTGAAAAGTTTACGGCATTTGGCTTTGAAAGCTTACGTGTAGATGGTAGGGATGTTCAGGCTATTTTTGAAGCCATCAGGGCTTTGCAGGCGTCATCAAGTCATAAGCCCAAGTGTATCGTCTTAGATACCGTCAAGGGTCAGGGTGTTAGCCAGCTAGAGTCAATGGCAGCTAACCACCATCTAAGACCAACAGCAGCCGAAAAGGAGATGCTTGCTGCCGCTGTCAGAAAGCTACGAGCTAGTTTGGAGGTGACAAGATGACTCGAGCAAGTCAAGAAATGCGTCATGTTTACCGAGATTTCCTCATTGCAGCCAACCAAGAGCACCCTGAGGTAGTCGTCTTAGAGGCAGATTTATCAAGCTCAATGGCCACCAACCATTTGGATCAGGTGTTTGGCAAGCGCTATATTAATGTAGGCATTATGGAAGCAGAAATGGTCGGTCTGGCAGCAGGCCTGGCGATTAAAGGCTATAAGCCTTACCTACACACCTTTGGTCCCTTTGCCTCACGTCGTGTGTTTGATCAGCTGTTTCTTTCATTAGCCTATGCCCAGCTAGGCGCAACGGTTATTGGCTCTGATGCCGGAGTTAGTGCGGAAATGAATGGCGGCACCCATATGCCCTTTGAGGATCTGGGACTGCTGCGCCTGATTCCAAGGGCTATTGTTTATGAGGTCAGTG carries:
- the tktA gene encoding transketolase subunit; translation: MVLSDEPLTDVKRFAAEIRLNTLETLNHLGFGHYGGSLSIVELLAVLYGEIMPMTPELFVQSDRDYLVLSKGHAGPALYSTLYLKGFFDKAFLQSLNTNGTSLPSHPDRLLTPGIDMTTGSLGQGISVATGIAYAQALEQSPHYTYAIVGDGELNEGQCWEAIQLAAHQQLSHFIVFVDDNKKQLDGTTEAICRPGDFVEKFTAFGFESLRVDGRDVQAIFEAIRALQASSSHKPKCIVLDTVKGQGVSQLESMAANHHLRPTAAEKEMLAAAVRKLRASLEVTR
- the ulaA_1 gene encoding PTS system ascorbate-specific transporter subunit IIC — encoded protein: MTFLLDIVSTPAILVALIAIVGLLLQKKPAPDIVKGGIKTFVGFLVVSGGAGIVQGSLNPFGTMFEHAFHLSGVVPNNEAIVAVALTTYGSATALIMFTGMIFNILIARFTRFKYIFLTGHHTLYMACMIAVIMSVAGLTSVSLIVFGGLALGIIMSVSPALVQRYMIQLTGNDKVALGHFSSLGYWLSGFVGGLVGDKTKSTEDIDFPKSLAFLRDSTVSITLSMAIIYLIVAIFAGPTWISKELSSGTHGLVFALQLAGQFAAGVFVILAGVRLILGEIVPAFKGISEKLVPHSKPALDCPIAYPYAPNAVLIGFVSSFVGGLVSMAVMIVSGTTVILPGVVPHFFCGATAGVIGNASGGVRGATVGAFLQGVLISYLPIFLMPVLGGLGFEGSTFSDADFGLSGILLGTLNSIGGVTAIVIGIFVILAGLVGLSVVGKSVAKEE